Part of the Bacteroidota bacterium genome is shown below.
TGGCTTAATTATTGATTAATTGGTTAAAACATATTAAATGAACCTCAAATTATTCATAACCTGTTTGCTGATTGGGCTTAAAACATCGTTTGCCTTTGATATCAATGATGATATAGCAAATGCTATTAAAGCGGGAAACAGTAAGGCTATAGCGGCCTGGTTTACAGATAATGTGGATTTGAAAGTGCTCGATCAGGAAGATGTATACAGCAAAGCACAGGCTGAACTTATTGTAAAAGACTTTTTCACAAAACACCCGGTTAAATCGTTCAGTATAGCTCATAAAAGCTCTAAGAATGATTCGCAGTTTGCCATTGGCACATTGGAAACCACCAACGGCAAATACAGGATTTATTTTCTTTTGAAAAAATCGGCTGAAAAACTCCAGATACAACAATTCCGTATTGAACCAGAAAATGAGTGAAAGCGCCTCTCCTGCTCTTCTTCCTTTGACTTCACTCAGGACAAACAAAGAGAGAAATATCTTTACTTTCAATAATCCCAAGAACCTTAAATACATTAATGATTTTATTGCAAATTCACTGCGTGAAGATGTTGGTGACGGCGACCACACCTCAATTGCCT
Proteins encoded:
- a CDS encoding DUF4783 domain-containing protein, encoding MNLKLFITCLLIGLKTSFAFDINDDIANAIKAGNSKAIAAWFTDNVDLKVLDQEDVYSKAQAELIVKDFFTKHPVKSFSIAHKSSKNDSQFAIGTLETTNGKYRIYFLLKKSAEKLQIQQFRIEPENE